In Alkalihalobacterium alkalinitrilicum, a genomic segment contains:
- a CDS encoding SDR family NAD(P)-dependent oxidoreductase: protein MKLDGKVCIVTGGGSGLGQQMSIAIAKEGGIVVVADINKLGADQTCELVRDNGGQAISIEMDITNTAHIEQMIETVLDKYNRIDVLCNNAGITGEHVVTHEVSEQSWDNVINVNLKSIFLMSKRVIPQMVKQGKGVIINTASASGLIASAAGIEYTAAKHGVVGMTKQLAYEYGHQGVRVVAIAPGVIQTPLTKEYANEEGYFHKLTMDAPAGRYGKPTDVANTVVFLASEDADFIHGHTIPIEGGSTIL from the coding sequence GTGAAATTAGATGGAAAAGTTTGTATTGTAACAGGTGGAGGATCTGGGTTAGGCCAGCAAATGAGCATTGCTATCGCAAAAGAAGGTGGCATTGTTGTTGTTGCAGATATTAATAAATTAGGAGCTGACCAGACTTGCGAATTAGTTAGAGACAATGGCGGCCAAGCCATTAGTATTGAAATGGACATAACTAATACGGCACATATCGAGCAAATGATAGAAACTGTCCTTGATAAGTATAATAGAATTGATGTTCTTTGTAATAATGCAGGGATTACTGGAGAACATGTTGTGACTCATGAAGTGTCAGAACAATCTTGGGATAATGTAATAAACGTTAACTTAAAAAGTATATTTCTAATGTCAAAAAGGGTTATCCCTCAAATGGTAAAGCAAGGAAAAGGGGTAATTATTAACACCGCTTCAGCTTCTGGGTTAATTGCAAGTGCAGCTGGGATTGAATATACGGCGGCGAAACATGGGGTTGTCGGTATGACAAAACAATTGGCTTACGAATATGGTCATCAAGGCGTCCGAGTTGTTGCGATTGCACCAGGGGTGATCCAAACTCCATTAACGAAAGAATACGCAAATGAAGAAGGTTATTTTCATAAATTAACGATGGATGCACCTGCTGGACGATACGGCAAACCAACAGATGTTGCAAATACTGTTGTATTTTTAGCGAGTGAAGATGCAGATTTTATTCACGGCCACACGATCCCAATTGAAGGAGGTTCAACCATTTTATAA
- a CDS encoding class I adenylate-forming enzyme family protein: MRSEVSIVNRVAVGDIIRRCSTRFPNKLALIDECNRSLTFEELEQKCNQLANYLLSTGLKKGDTVVTICRNSIEFIISMYGIVKAGLIWVPINPDISVNEKIYILERCESQLIIGDHQLLKNDIKELKQVCSSLIAIGEEGDAVGTPFHSVLNNQPITEPVVDIHERDVAQIMFTSGTTGKPKGVMISHLAIYFACLSNAFELELQKDDVGSVMMPLFHCAQHTIMTSLLNVGATVVVIEKFDPIRFMELTEKHKISWIFALPMMYRAFVEHPNRNNYDLNSIRYCMYAMAPMSKQFLEKAINELDCKFSLGSGQTEMYPATVMFKPEYQLSKIGPYWGEASMITDLAIMDDDGNLLPQGQTGEIVHRGPNVMNGYLKDEEATQNSRKFGWHHTGDLGFIDEDGLLIFVDRKKDMIKSGGENVDSIQVEHVINTNEKVEQVSVVGLPHPRWIEAVTAVVKLKPEESVSENELISFCKKYLGAFQVPKAVIFTEEFPMTSTGKIQKNILREQYRGYYQDLEENVGN, encoded by the coding sequence ATGAGAAGTGAAGTGTCGATTGTTAACCGAGTAGCTGTTGGCGATATTATTCGTAGGTGTTCGACGAGATTTCCTAATAAGTTAGCTTTAATTGATGAATGTAATCGTTCATTGACATTTGAGGAATTAGAACAAAAGTGTAATCAATTAGCAAACTATTTACTAAGTACTGGATTGAAAAAAGGAGATACAGTTGTAACGATTTGCCGAAATTCAATCGAATTTATTATTTCGATGTATGGCATTGTAAAAGCAGGCTTAATTTGGGTTCCTATCAATCCCGATATTTCGGTGAATGAAAAGATCTATATTCTTGAAAGATGCGAAAGTCAGTTAATCATTGGTGATCATCAATTACTCAAAAATGATATTAAAGAATTAAAACAAGTTTGTTCTTCCTTAATTGCTATCGGTGAGGAAGGAGATGCGGTTGGTACCCCATTTCATTCAGTTCTAAATAATCAACCGATAACAGAACCAGTGGTCGATATTCATGAACGTGATGTTGCACAAATAATGTTTACGAGTGGGACAACAGGAAAGCCAAAAGGTGTAATGATTAGTCATTTAGCAATCTATTTTGCATGTTTAAGCAATGCGTTTGAATTAGAGCTGCAAAAAGACGATGTTGGTTCAGTCATGATGCCGTTGTTTCATTGCGCTCAGCATACGATCATGACTTCGTTGTTAAATGTAGGAGCTACGGTTGTTGTTATAGAGAAATTTGACCCAATCCGTTTTATGGAGTTAACGGAGAAACATAAAATTTCCTGGATCTTTGCATTACCGATGATGTATCGCGCTTTCGTCGAACATCCGAACCGCAACAATTATGACCTCAATTCAATTAGGTACTGTATGTATGCGATGGCACCGATGAGTAAACAGTTTTTAGAAAAAGCAATAAACGAACTAGATTGTAAGTTTTCATTAGGAAGTGGACAAACCGAAATGTACCCTGCAACGGTCATGTTTAAACCAGAATATCAACTTAGTAAAATTGGCCCCTACTGGGGTGAAGCATCCATGATTACAGATCTTGCTATTATGGACGATGATGGAAATTTATTACCACAAGGTCAAACAGGAGAAATTGTCCACCGAGGCCCGAACGTAATGAACGGTTATTTAAAAGATGAGGAAGCAACGCAAAACAGCAGAAAATTTGGTTGGCACCATACTGGAGATCTCGGGTTTATTGATGAAGACGGCTTATTGATATTTGTAGATCGTAAGAAAGATATGATCAAATCGGGTGGAGAAAATGTTGATTCTATACAAGTGGAACATGTCATTAATACGAATGAGAAAGTTGAGCAAGTATCTGTAGTAGGTTTACCACACCCACGCTGGATTGAAGCGGTAACTGCTGTTGTTAAACTGAAACCTGAAGAAAGCGTTTCGGAAAATGAGCTAATCTCTTTTTGTAAAAAATATCTTGGTGCATTTCAAGTACCAAAGGCGGTAATATTTACAGAAGAGTTCCCGATGACTTCAACAGGAAAAATACAAAAAAATATATTGCGAGAGCAATATAGAGGGTACTACCAAGATTTAGAAGAAAATGTTGGTAACTAG
- a CDS encoding NAD(P)H-hydrate dehydratase → MRIVTAAEMYDIDAYTVQKIGFSEDMLMENAGQAIASRVMKEINDHKKISILVGVGNNGGDGFVIGRILKSFDFQVDIWVIPPKEKIKGIAKQAFEVYKRSGYDVHFYSQNEQHFNSLLPNYDVIIDCLLGIGVKGTLRSPYKEIIKKVNACKVARVISVDIPSGVSADGGEVNEAIQADLTVTIQAPKMGAYTYPSASFYGEMIVADIGIPPIAIEHCSQERFVWTEKFVQKHFPTRPPNSHKGVNGKGMIIGGSQSMPGAVMLSAKSALRSGAGLLTVAIPDVIHPVAAAHFLEAMYFPCPTEQGYFNGSLDIDFARFDAIAIGPGMGRTQGGEVIVKNVLQQQVPIVIDADALYHLKKMLPLLKNRDLVTILTPHPGEMAHLTGLSIQEVEQNRFELSKQFAMEYGVYLVLKGPFTIVSTPEGKQYVNPTGNQALAKGGSGDILTGIILAFLMQHGKTQTAICNAVYVHGKTAELLVQAKHTHLDVLATDIIEYIPKTLKVLQHKESL, encoded by the coding sequence ATGAGAATAGTAACGGCTGCAGAAATGTATGATATTGATGCGTATACGGTTCAAAAGATAGGGTTTAGTGAAGATATGTTAATGGAGAATGCAGGACAAGCTATTGCGAGTAGGGTTATGAAAGAAATAAATGACCATAAAAAAATAAGTATTCTGGTCGGCGTAGGTAATAATGGCGGGGACGGGTTTGTTATCGGAAGAATATTAAAAAGTTTTGACTTTCAAGTTGATATATGGGTAATTCCACCAAAAGAAAAGATAAAAGGTATTGCTAAACAAGCATTTGAAGTGTACAAACGGTCAGGATACGATGTTCATTTCTATTCACAAAACGAGCAACATTTTAATTCTTTATTACCTAATTACGATGTTATTATCGATTGTCTTTTAGGCATTGGCGTGAAAGGAACTTTACGTTCGCCTTATAAAGAAATCATCAAAAAGGTTAATGCTTGTAAGGTAGCACGAGTGATATCTGTTGATATACCGAGCGGAGTTTCGGCAGACGGTGGAGAAGTTAATGAAGCGATACAAGCTGACTTAACGGTAACGATTCAAGCGCCGAAAATGGGAGCATATACATATCCAAGTGCCTCTTTTTATGGCGAGATGATCGTTGCTGACATTGGAATTCCTCCGATTGCTATAGAACATTGTTCTCAAGAGCGTTTCGTATGGACGGAAAAATTTGTGCAGAAGCATTTTCCAACTCGTCCTCCTAATTCTCATAAAGGCGTCAATGGAAAGGGTATGATTATAGGAGGTTCACAGTCTATGCCAGGAGCTGTGATGTTGTCTGCCAAATCTGCATTGAGAAGTGGTGCAGGTTTATTAACCGTTGCTATTCCTGATGTCATACATCCTGTTGCAGCAGCTCATTTTTTAGAAGCCATGTATTTTCCTTGCCCTACTGAACAAGGATATTTTAACGGGAGTTTGGACATTGACTTTGCGCGCTTCGATGCGATTGCAATTGGTCCTGGGATGGGGAGAACTCAAGGCGGTGAAGTGATAGTGAAGAACGTATTGCAGCAACAAGTTCCTATCGTAATTGATGCTGACGCCCTATACCACTTGAAAAAAATGTTACCGCTGTTAAAAAATCGTGATCTTGTCACGATATTGACACCTCATCCAGGGGAAATGGCTCATTTAACAGGGCTATCTATCCAAGAAGTGGAACAAAACCGTTTTGAATTATCAAAGCAGTTTGCGATGGAGTATGGAGTATATTTAGTTTTAAAAGGGCCTTTTACAATCGTTTCTACACCAGAAGGAAAACAATATGTCAATCCAACAGGGAACCAAGCGCTTGCTAAAGGTGGTTCAGGTGATATTCTTACTGGAATCATTTTGGCATTTTTAATGCAGCACGGTAAGACGCAAACAGCAATCTGCAATGCAGTATATGTTCATGGAAAAACGGCAGAATTATTAGTTCAAGCTAAACATACTCATTTGGATGTGTTAGCAACAGATATTATTGAATATATACCGAAGACATTAAAGGTATTGCAGCATAAAGAATCATTATAG
- a CDS encoding MBL fold metallo-hydrolase, whose translation MGIDHNVKILRVPVPTPTLYPHTTTNCYVIGNQRESILVDAGYDRKETRVEIEKVVNTNGLAKPKSIILTHFHRDHAPGVRQFIDWSPVVFCHDNEKQEITEAISPVTHLSFLKDGDKIKVGNTEIIIIHGPGHTAGQLNLYFPYEQILLAGDNIVAEGTTWIGPPDGDMSDYIQTLNRLKLLKLTKIGPGHGKWVDNPYEQIEFVLSRRLHREKQIKSLLEEHNQLTSTQLTEKIYENTIHPSVFIVATKTIEAHLIKLIKEGVVFEQNSYFSLQDG comes from the coding sequence ATGGGAATAGATCATAATGTGAAAATTCTTCGTGTTCCTGTACCAACGCCAACATTATATCCTCATACAACTACTAACTGCTATGTCATCGGAAACCAACGTGAGAGTATTTTAGTCGATGCTGGTTATGATCGGAAGGAAACAAGAGTGGAAATTGAAAAAGTCGTAAATACAAATGGCCTAGCCAAGCCTAAGTCAATAATTTTAACCCATTTCCACCGTGACCATGCACCAGGAGTGCGACAGTTTATTGACTGGTCTCCAGTTGTCTTTTGCCACGATAATGAAAAACAAGAAATTACGGAAGCGATTTCACCAGTAACTCATCTATCCTTTTTAAAAGATGGAGATAAAATAAAAGTTGGTAATACCGAGATCATAATCATTCACGGTCCTGGACATACAGCAGGACAGCTAAATCTATATTTTCCTTATGAACAAATCCTGCTTGCTGGTGACAATATTGTTGCGGAAGGCACCACATGGATTGGACCGCCTGATGGTGACATGAGTGATTATATCCAAACTCTCAATCGCCTAAAGCTTTTAAAACTAACTAAAATTGGACCTGGCCATGGGAAATGGGTGGATAATCCTTATGAGCAAATAGAATTTGTATTAAGTCGACGTCTCCATCGAGAAAAACAAATTAAGTCCTTACTCGAGGAACATAACCAATTAACATCAACTCAATTAACAGAAAAGATTTACGAAAATACGATTCATCCAAGTGTTTTTATTGTTGCGACAAAAACAATAGAAGCGCATCTTATTAAATTAATAAAAGAAGGGGTTGTTTTTGAACAAAATTCTTATTTTTCCCTGCAAGATGGGTAA
- a CDS encoding NUDIX hydrolase yields MTVIPKPASTVVLMDHLSRVYLTKRPKTMKFLGGVYVFPGGRLEADDYVAAESEFVKNYFSSEEFSGGHFVAAARELYEEVGIFLGVRETGDPVQIPDEKEQEYRSKLLNGEISFLHILKKEGCYLDFKDLQYFGYRLTPEGSPYRFDTRFFLAQLPNGQSPKPDAHEIADAFWITPEEALSSYEKGELPMVSPTIISLRTLLNHQKGAPLIMPERQKNKSK; encoded by the coding sequence GTGACTGTCATTCCGAAACCAGCATCAACAGTCGTGTTAATGGATCATTTATCTAGAGTGTATTTGACGAAACGTCCAAAGACGATGAAGTTTTTAGGCGGTGTATATGTTTTTCCAGGAGGAAGACTTGAAGCAGATGACTACGTAGCAGCGGAAAGTGAGTTTGTAAAAAATTATTTTTCAAGCGAAGAATTTAGTGGCGGACACTTTGTAGCCGCTGCAAGAGAACTTTACGAGGAAGTTGGGATATTTCTTGGGGTTAGAGAAACTGGTGATCCTGTTCAAATTCCAGATGAAAAAGAGCAAGAATATCGTAGTAAGCTTTTAAATGGTGAAATATCATTTTTGCACATTTTAAAGAAAGAAGGGTGTTATTTGGATTTCAAAGATTTACAGTACTTTGGATACCGATTAACACCAGAAGGGAGTCCGTATCGTTTTGATACCCGATTTTTTCTAGCGCAACTCCCTAATGGTCAATCTCCAAAACCAGACGCCCATGAAATTGCTGATGCATTTTGGATTACTCCAGAAGAAGCATTATCATCTTATGAAAAAGGAGAGTTACCAATGGTGTCACCAACGATCATATCACTCCGTACATTACTCAATCATCAAAAAGGTGCACCACTTATAATGCCTGAGAGACAAAAAAATAAGAGTAAATAA
- a CDS encoding gamma-glutamyl-gamma-aminobutyrate hydrolase family protein, with translation MLSPSKPVIGITSTIENHNNIRSVHVHEKYIQSVLHAGGVPIVLPIGPKEIVGEWVSSCDGFILSSGEDVDPYHFGSDPHPTLQKTFTKRDKMEIELVKQAYSRQKPILAICRGISILNVALGGTLFQDIEVNNNQAIKHFQQAERSEATHHIEIFEDSWLYRVIRSLNIRVNSMHHQAIDKLAPNFKTVARAPDGVIEAIEGIGVSFMVGIQWHPEEMASEDPSMVQLFKAFITECSSDTV, from the coding sequence GTGCTTTCTCCAAGCAAGCCTGTTATTGGTATTACAAGTACCATTGAAAATCACAATAATATTCGGTCTGTCCATGTCCATGAGAAATATATTCAATCAGTTTTACATGCAGGAGGGGTACCTATTGTTCTTCCAATTGGCCCAAAAGAGATAGTAGGCGAGTGGGTTTCCAGCTGTGATGGTTTTATTTTAAGTAGTGGTGAAGATGTAGACCCTTACCATTTTGGTTCGGACCCTCATCCAACTTTACAAAAAACGTTTACTAAACGTGACAAAATGGAAATTGAACTTGTAAAACAGGCTTACAGTAGGCAGAAACCTATTCTAGCTATTTGTAGGGGTATATCTATTTTAAATGTTGCTTTAGGAGGAACATTATTTCAAGATATCGAAGTGAATAATAATCAAGCGATTAAACACTTTCAGCAAGCAGAACGATCTGAGGCTACCCATCATATTGAGATTTTCGAGGATAGTTGGTTGTATCGGGTCATTAGAAGCTTAAATATCCGTGTAAATAGTATGCATCATCAGGCAATTGATAAGTTAGCTCCTAATTTTAAAACTGTCGCTCGGGCGCCTGATGGCGTAATAGAAGCAATTGAGGGTATTGGAGTATCCTTTATGGTTGGTATACAATGGCATCCAGAGGAAATGGCAAGTGAAGATCCAAGCATGGTTCAATTATTCAAGGCCTTTATTACTGAATGTTCCAGTGATACGGTATGA
- the ltrA gene encoding group II intron reverse transcriptase/maturase, whose product MKLLEQILSNQNMNEAYLRVYRNKGASGVDGVTVDELKQYLKENKDELRQRIRTRKYQPQAALRVEIPKENGKMRKLGIPTVVDRVVQQAIHQVLSPIFEKQFSEFSYGFRPKRSCEMAIIKSLEYLNDGHDWIVDIDLERFFDTVHHDKLMRIIANTIDDGDVISLIRKYLVSGVMVNGKYEETPIGTPQGGNLSPLLSNIMLNELDKELESRGLRFIRYADDALIFVKSEKAADRVMKSIVRFIEEKLGLIVNAEKSKVSRPKELKFLGFGYYYDPNNKRYQVRPHPISVQKFQRKLRQLTKRNWSVPLDYRILKLKQVIFGWVNYFRIANMKTAMSRIDKKLRSRLRVIIWKQWKVAKKQIKSLTQLGIPEEEAKGLTFCRKGYRYIGLSKVVQKAISNKRLKQRGVPSALERYLKVHTVI is encoded by the coding sequence GTGAAGCTTTTAGAGCAGATTTTAAGTAATCAAAACATGAACGAAGCTTACCTGCGTGTTTATAGAAATAAGGGTGCAAGTGGGGTCGACGGAGTAACAGTCGACGAACTAAAACAATATCTGAAAGAGAACAAGGATGAACTGCGCCAGCGCATCAGAACAAGAAAATACCAACCACAAGCTGCCTTAAGAGTGGAGATCCCAAAAGAAAATGGAAAGATGCGCAAATTGGGAATACCAACAGTAGTGGATAGGGTAGTTCAACAAGCAATTCACCAAGTACTTAGTCCGATATTCGAAAAGCAGTTCAGTGAATTCAGTTACGGCTTTAGACCAAAAAGAAGTTGTGAGATGGCAATTATAAAAAGCTTGGAATATCTGAATGATGGACACGATTGGATAGTGGACATTGACCTTGAAAGATTCTTCGATACAGTCCACCACGATAAACTCATGCGAATTATTGCCAACACAATAGATGATGGAGACGTTATCTCTCTAATAAGAAAATATCTTGTTAGTGGGGTCATGGTGAATGGGAAATATGAAGAAACACCAATCGGGACTCCGCAAGGAGGTAACCTCAGTCCATTATTGAGTAATATTATGTTGAATGAACTCGATAAGGAATTAGAAAGTAGAGGATTACGATTCATAAGATACGCTGATGACGCACTCATCTTTGTGAAAAGCGAAAAAGCCGCTGACAGAGTGATGAAATCAATCGTGAGATTTATAGAAGAGAAATTAGGATTGATAGTAAATGCCGAAAAGAGTAAAGTTTCTCGCCCAAAAGAGTTAAAATTCTTGGGATTTGGGTATTATTATGATCCTAATAACAAGAGATATCAAGTGCGGCCTCATCCAATTTCAGTACAGAAATTTCAAAGGAAGCTTCGACAATTGACAAAGCGAAATTGGAGTGTTCCGTTAGACTACCGAATACTGAAACTGAAACAAGTCATATTCGGATGGGTGAATTACTTTAGAATCGCAAATATGAAAACAGCAATGAGTCGAATAGATAAGAAATTACGCTCAAGATTAAGGGTAATCATCTGGAAACAATGGAAGGTAGCGAAAAAACAAATCAAGTCGCTAACTCAATTAGGGATACCTGAAGAAGAAGCGAAAGGATTAACGTTCTGCCGGAAAGGTTATCGGTATATCGGATTATCGAAAGTTGTTCAAAAAGCAATCTCAAACAAAAGACTAAAACAAAGGGGAGTACCCTCTGCTTTAGAACGTTACTTAAAAGTACACACTGTAATATAA
- a CDS encoding acyl-CoA dehydrogenase family protein codes for MSKNILEEHSTLDYGKWESGNDANWYSDDPILTRYAKRYLSDTVLKYVEEAFEKTGALASGPMDKRAVHTDREGAPRLIRYNKKGKEINEVWYNEGYKQTVKEGYGTGVVAYRYDEKAPEKIPFLVNSILIYLLCETEPGFTCPVGLSQSAAFVLEKFGSEQQKAKYLTALASWDPDTHKEGATFLTEIQGGSDVGAATTAAVKNGDHYLLTGEKWFASNCDAEVAIALARVNDKPSTKGLGLFLVPRTLPDGSRNNITIRRLKDKLGVRAVASGELIFNEAVGYLIGEEDKGFKYMAEALNVSRLGTGISGIALARRAFLEAAIYTEHREAFGQRINRFPMVRETLVKMITDIEAGWAISAQMIKLFDEVHTYDNKNEENYALLRILLSLVKYRGSEIGVSVTKDALELHGGNGYIEEYVTPRLLRDAIVNPVWEGTANIQSLEILKTLQKASGHSFINDLRETLGGINHSALTNYKDSLQQEVDRVAELIKHTLSQDAYTQTALAKKLADFMYDVFAAVHLLEEAQYDIENKGDGRRMLAVEQWIRSTFDRSADRGILSNESISDEVFESLVNFSQKSM; via the coding sequence ATGAGTAAAAATATATTAGAAGAACATAGCACGTTAGACTATGGAAAATGGGAAAGTGGAAATGATGCGAACTGGTATAGTGATGATCCGATACTAACACGTTATGCTAAGCGATATTTATCAGATACAGTCTTAAAGTATGTAGAAGAAGCATTTGAAAAAACAGGAGCTTTAGCTTCAGGCCCGATGGATAAAAGAGCCGTACACACTGATCGAGAAGGTGCCCCTAGATTAATTCGCTATAATAAAAAAGGGAAAGAAATTAACGAAGTATGGTACAACGAAGGATACAAACAAACTGTAAAAGAAGGATATGGAACAGGTGTTGTTGCTTACCGTTATGATGAAAAGGCTCCTGAAAAAATACCGTTTTTAGTGAATTCAATTTTAATTTATTTATTGTGTGAAACTGAACCAGGGTTTACATGTCCAGTAGGTTTATCTCAATCAGCCGCTTTTGTCCTAGAGAAATTTGGTTCCGAACAACAAAAAGCAAAATATCTAACAGCGTTAGCATCATGGGATCCAGATACACATAAAGAAGGAGCTACATTTTTAACAGAAATTCAAGGAGGTTCTGATGTTGGAGCAGCGACCACAGCGGCAGTGAAAAACGGTGATCACTACTTATTAACAGGAGAAAAGTGGTTTGCGAGTAATTGTGATGCAGAAGTGGCGATTGCGTTAGCACGTGTTAACGATAAGCCGTCAACGAAAGGTTTAGGTCTTTTTCTTGTGCCGCGGACCTTACCTGATGGATCAAGGAATAATATAACAATCCGGCGATTGAAAGACAAGCTAGGTGTTCGTGCTGTTGCTAGTGGAGAATTAATTTTTAATGAAGCTGTTGGTTATTTAATTGGAGAAGAGGATAAGGGTTTTAAGTATATGGCAGAGGCATTGAATGTTTCTCGATTAGGAACAGGAATTTCTGGGATTGCGCTTGCTAGACGTGCATTTCTCGAAGCTGCAATTTATACCGAACACCGGGAAGCATTCGGACAACGGATCAATCGTTTTCCGATGGTACGTGAAACATTAGTAAAAATGATTACAGACATCGAGGCAGGTTGGGCAATTTCAGCACAAATGATTAAATTATTTGATGAAGTACACACGTATGATAATAAGAACGAAGAAAACTATGCTTTATTACGAATTTTATTATCTTTAGTCAAATATCGCGGTAGCGAAATAGGTGTATCTGTAACAAAAGATGCGTTAGAGCTTCACGGCGGGAACGGTTATATCGAAGAGTATGTTACCCCACGTCTATTACGGGATGCCATAGTAAATCCAGTATGGGAAGGGACAGCAAATATTCAATCACTAGAAATTTTGAAAACGTTACAAAAGGCAAGCGGTCACAGCTTTATAAATGATTTACGTGAAACACTTGGAGGAATTAATCATTCTGCGCTAACCAACTATAAGGATAGTCTTCAACAAGAAGTAGACCGTGTGGCAGAGTTAATCAAGCACACGTTGAGTCAAGATGCTTATACTCAAACGGCTTTAGCGAAGAAATTAGCAGATTTTATGTATGACGTATTTGCTGCAGTTCATTTGTTAGAAGAAGCGCAGTATGATATAGAAAATAAAGGTGACGGCCGAAGGATGCTGGCTGTCGAACAGTGGATCCGTTCCACCTTTGATCGTTCTGCTGATAGAGGAATTCTATCAAACGAAAGTATTTCAGATGAAGTGTTTGAATCACTTGTTAATTTTAGTCAGAAATCTATGTAA
- a CDS encoding MerR family DNA-binding protein, producing MERKERYSISEIASMFDITSRTIRYYEQVGLLKSEEREGPTQQRYFTDKERRRLKLILRGKRQGFKLEEIKEMIDLYESNPTGEKERQRIIQYADEKIAEITEKIHELEIMKTEIETNRQRFLEEKEGSPPGK from the coding sequence ATGGAAAGAAAAGAAAGGTACTCAATTAGTGAAATTGCCTCTATGTTTGATATTACATCCAGAACGATCCGTTATTATGAACAAGTAGGTCTATTAAAATCAGAAGAACGGGAAGGCCCAACACAACAACGCTATTTTACAGATAAAGAACGGCGTAGGTTAAAGTTAATTTTACGTGGCAAACGTCAAGGTTTTAAATTAGAAGAAATAAAAGAAATGATCGACCTTTATGAGTCTAATCCAACGGGGGAAAAAGAAAGACAACGAATTATCCAATATGCCGATGAAAAAATAGCTGAAATTACTGAGAAAATTCATGAGTTAGAAATTATGAAAACAGAAATTGAGACTAATCGTCAAAGGTTCTTAGAAGAGAAAGAAGGATCACCACCAGGTAAATAA
- a CDS encoding haloalkane dehalogenase, protein MKETNISAEDKYKRKRIKVLDTEIAYIDEGEGEPIVFLHGNPTSSYLWRNVIPEVEGLGRCLAPDLVGMGESGKLPSGDYSFLEHFRYLNSWFDALKLENVTLVLHDWGTALGFHWANENRDRIKGIAYMEGIVRPVTWDEWPNSALNIFKKMRSPKGEKFILEENGFIEKILPASILRPMKDEEMDIYRSPYKEAGETRRPMLTWPREIPLEGEPAEVHNIVQNYSSWLSTCDIPKLFINAEPGMILTGPQRDFCRTWPNQTEVTVKGLHFIQEDSPNEIGDAIASFLRTI, encoded by the coding sequence ATGAAAGAAACTAATATTTCAGCAGAAGATAAGTATAAACGTAAAAGAATTAAAGTGCTAGATACAGAGATTGCATACATTGATGAAGGTGAAGGGGAACCAATTGTATTCCTACATGGAAATCCTACCTCATCATATTTATGGCGTAATGTTATCCCTGAAGTTGAAGGTCTTGGACGCTGTTTGGCTCCTGACTTAGTCGGGATGGGTGAATCTGGAAAATTACCAAGTGGAGATTACAGTTTTCTTGAACATTTCCGTTATCTTAATTCTTGGTTTGATGCATTAAAATTAGAAAATGTTACTCTTGTTTTGCATGATTGGGGAACAGCCCTTGGTTTCCACTGGGCAAATGAGAATAGAGATCGAATTAAAGGTATTGCATACATGGAAGGAATTGTACGACCCGTTACCTGGGATGAATGGCCAAACTCTGCATTAAATATTTTTAAAAAAATGCGTTCACCAAAAGGTGAAAAATTCATTTTAGAGGAAAATGGTTTTATAGAAAAAATATTACCAGCAAGTATTTTGCGTCCAATGAAAGACGAAGAGATGGATATTTATCGTAGTCCTTATAAGGAAGCAGGTGAAACGCGACGCCCAATGTTAACATGGCCACGTGAAATTCCTTTAGAAGGAGAACCTGCAGAGGTCCATAATATAGTACAAAATTATTCTTCTTGGTTATCGACTTGTGATATTCCAAAACTATTTATCAATGCGGAACCAGGGATGATTTTAACTGGACCACAACGAGACTTTTGTAGAACTTGGCCAAATCAAACAGAAGTTACAGTTAAAGGACTCCACTTTATTCAGGAAGATTCACCTAATGAGATTGGTGATGCTATTGCTAGCTTTCTAAGAACAATTTAG